A region from the Osmerus eperlanus chromosome 11, fOsmEpe2.1, whole genome shotgun sequence genome encodes:
- the LOC134029075 gene encoding protein FAM181B — protein sequence MAVQTAIMNSQFMNFCFPGSVMEYDMEKSLDGSLLGEVESEGDCRETTRDLLSFIDSASSNIKLALDKPVKSKRKVNHRKYLQKQIKRCTGIITTGNTAQSPAKRQGSLSPLSSPFQGKTLLKRDGVQANLQTKSLAALFSPVKDIRGEKAKKPPLRHRNLPPSFFTEPANSSRVTSMSGMSLKDLERGNPEATDFFELLGPDYSNMVTEQDLFQSVPARVHLEMAGLDPAAYDPHHLVGGFLYAEPWGTCTGPSKRPVVQPPGYNHLDSSMSGHLEENTLSALAFPNIFPDSSLPQVTYDLNSGYNRASFQAL from the coding sequence ATGGCTGTTCAGACTGCAATCATGAACTCACAGTTCATGAATTTCTGTTTCCCTGGATCTGTTATGGAGTATGACATGGAGAAAAGTCTGGATGGGAGTCTTCTTGGCgaggtggagagtgagggagactgCAGGGAGACCACAAGGGATCTCCTGAGCTTCATAGACTCAGCCTCCAGTAACATCAAACTGGCGCTGGACAAGCCAGTCAAGTCAAAAAGGAAAGTCAACCACCGCAAGTATCTGCAAAAGCAGATCAAGAGGTGCACTGGAATCATTACAACAGGGAACACAGCTCAAAGCCCAGCAAAAAGACAAGGCTCTCTATCCCCTCTGTCCAGTCCCTTCCAGGGTAAAACTCTTCTAAAGCGGGATGGAGTCCAAGCCAACCTGCAGACTAAGAGCTTGGCAGCACTCTTTAGCCCTGTGAAAGACATTCGGGGTGAGAAAGCCAAGAAACCGCCTCTGAGGCATCGcaacctgcccccctccttTTTCACAGAGCCTGCCAACAGCTCCAGAGTCACCTCTATGTCTGGTATGAGCCTGAAGGACCTGGAGCGTGGCAACCCTGAGGCGACAGACTTCTTTGAACTACTTGGTCCTGACTACAGCAACATGGTCACTGAGCAGGACCTGTTTCAGAGTGTTCCAGCCAGGGTTCATCTTGAGATGGCAGGTTTGGATCCTGCAGCCTACGACCCTCACCACTTGGTAGGTGGCTTCCTCTATGCTGAGCCATGGGGCACATGCACTGGCCCCTCTAAGAGACCTGTGGTGCAGCCCCCTGGGTATAACCACTTAGACTCCTCAATGTCTGGGCATTTGGAGGAGAACACACTGAGCGCACTGGCCTTCCCAAACATCTTCCCTgattcctctctcccacaggtTACTTATGATTTAAATAGTGGTTACAACAGAGCCAGCTTTCAAGCTCTTTAA
- the prcp gene encoding lysosomal Pro-X carboxypeptidase, with translation MRSEFSTVFRPAHMSIVLLSFFCFNVFALKSQLLSRRGVLDFTSEKGVAITYKTLYYEQKIDHFGFLEDGTFKQRYLVSEQHWHHKGGPILFYTGNEGDITWFCNNTGFMWDVAEELGAMLVFAEHRYYGESMPFGVDSYSDSKHLNYLTSEQALADFAVLIRELKRTVVGAEESPVIAIGGSYGGMLSAWMRMKYPNVVVGALAASAPIWQFPNMVPCGNFYKIVTEDFARSGLKCDVNIRRSWKAIDNISSTDDGLQWLSREFSLCFPLKKQDSAGFKSWLQETWVNLAMVDYPYEANFLQPLPRWPIQVVCKYLHLDATVSDYQLLQGISQAVKVYYNYTGNTACLNTSQTATGNLGLIGWYYQACTEMVMPMCTDGVQDMFEPQEWNFQAFSDECNNLFGVRPRLDWAHIVYGGFDISSHSNIVFSNGGLDPWSGGGVTQSISASLVAIVIPDGAHHLDLRFNNEYDPQSVLSARALEVDYFKHWILQAKKAP, from the exons ATGAGATCAGAATTTAGCACTGTGTTTAGACCTGCTCATATGAGCATCGTTTTATTAAGTTTCTTTTGTTTTAACGTGTTTGCTCTCAAGTCTCAACTTTTATCGAGACGTGGCGTTTTAGATTTCACGTCTGAAAAAGGGGTCGCGATCACCTATAAAACGTTGTATTATGAACAAAAG ATCGATCACTTTGGTTTCCTGGAAGATGGAACATTCAAACAAAGATACCTTGTTTCTGAGCAGCACTGGCACCATAAAGGAGGTCCTATACTTTTCTACACTGGCAATGAAGGAGACATCACATGGTTCTGCAACAACACT GGTTTCATGTGGGATGTTGCGGAGGAGTTGGGTGCCATGCTAGTCTTTGCAGAACACCGCTACTATGGTGAATCCATGCCTTTTGGTGTTGACTCCTACAGT GACAGCAAACACCTGAACTATCTGACATCAGAGCAGGCACTGGCCGACTTTGCTGTTCTGATCAGAGAGCTGAAGAGGACAGTggtaggagcagaggagagccctGTCATTGCTATTGGGGGATCTTATGGTGGTATGCTTTCTGCCTGGATGAGGATGAAATATCCTAATGTTGTAGTTGG AGCTTTGGCTGCATCTGCTCCAATTTGGCAGTTCCCTAATATGGTACCCTGTGGAAACTTCTATAAAATAGTCACAGAAGATTTTGCCAGGAGTGGACTGAAATGCGATGTTAACATCAGGAGATCGTGGAAGGCCATTGATAATATCTCCTCCACTG ATGACGGTCTTCAGTGGCTGTCTCGGGAGTTCAGCTTATGTTTCCCACTTAAAAAGCAGGACTCAGCTGGCTTCAAGTCCTGGCTTCAAGAGACCTGGGTGAATCTAGCCATGGTAGATTATCCCTACGAGGCCAACTTCCTCCAGCCACTTCCTCGCTGGCCCATACAG GTGGTCTGTAAGTACCTTCATTTGGATGCCACTGTGTCTGACTACCAGCTACTGCAGGGCATCTCCCAGGCTGTGAAGGTCTACTACAActacacaggaaacacagcctGCCTCAACACATCCCAAACTGCCACTGGAAACCTAGGCCTCATTGGCTGGTATTATCAG GCCTGTACAGAGATGGTGATGCCTATGTGCACTGATGGGGTCCAGGACATGTTTGAGCCTCAGGAATGGAACTTCCAGGCCTTCTCAGATGAGTGCAATAACCTGTTTGGAGTGAGGCCACGGCTTGACTGGGCTCACATTGTCTATGGGGGATTTGACATTTCCTCTCATAGTAACATTGTTTTCAG TAATGGGGGTCTTGACCCATGGTCGGGGGGAGGAGTGACCCAAAGCATCTCTGCTTCTCTGGTTGCCATAGTAATTCCTGATGGTGCCCATCATTTGGACCTGCGCTTCAACAATGAATATGATCCTCAGTCTGTACTGTCAGCCCGCGCACTGGAAGTGGACTACTTTAAACACTGGATCTTACAGGCCAAAAAAGCACCTTGA